The following proteins come from a genomic window of Gimesia chilikensis:
- a CDS encoding serine/threonine protein kinase, giving the protein MNTELLTQRIGTAGTDSGYCTLEELATQFVDEYRRWLNPSIDDYADSYPEYATEIRESFPVLIAMEEWKGNQEIDCLKQQSADCLKLRQLGNCQLIREMSRSRTALFFEAVQGAQRRPVAVKLMPWKSELTPRWRDRFKREAHLTFRLQHKNIITIYSTGEDQGYSYAVLQQVQGVGLNQVIACLSGSALSLTGDRDESQQNIKQIQAVTHALERDRWRMSALIALQLSNALRYAHNHGVLHNDFRPENVLVNADWDCWLTGFALPQFAEGALKQQQTLTLRNQSPDRLNGVVSEQSDLYSLGMTLYELVTGIPAFTARSSSELIELIMHSEPARPSELVKDIPTDFENIILNCISPVGQRYQSADELSIDLVRFLNGKSVRRRLSRRSAVWGKWSRFWGKSKNSSG; this is encoded by the coding sequence ATGAATACTGAGCTATTAACGCAAAGAATCGGCACTGCTGGGACTGATTCGGGATACTGTACGCTTGAGGAACTGGCGACTCAATTTGTGGATGAATATCGTCGCTGGCTGAATCCCTCCATTGATGACTATGCCGATAGCTATCCGGAATATGCTACAGAAATCCGAGAGAGTTTTCCTGTTCTGATTGCGATGGAAGAGTGGAAGGGGAATCAGGAAATCGACTGTCTCAAACAGCAGTCTGCTGATTGTCTGAAGCTGAGGCAGCTGGGAAATTGTCAGTTGATTCGCGAAATGAGTCGCAGTCGCACCGCCCTGTTTTTCGAGGCAGTGCAGGGAGCACAACGACGACCGGTGGCTGTGAAGTTGATGCCCTGGAAATCGGAATTGACGCCACGCTGGCGGGACCGGTTCAAACGGGAAGCCCATCTTACATTTCGCTTGCAGCACAAAAACATTATAACCATCTACAGTACTGGAGAAGACCAGGGGTATTCGTACGCTGTACTGCAGCAGGTACAGGGAGTTGGTCTCAATCAGGTAATCGCCTGTCTCTCTGGTTCTGCGTTGTCATTAACGGGGGACCGAGATGAATCACAGCAAAACATAAAACAGATACAGGCTGTGACACATGCATTAGAGCGTGATCGCTGGCGGATGTCGGCGTTGATCGCACTTCAGTTATCTAATGCATTACGCTACGCTCACAATCATGGGGTATTGCACAATGATTTTCGCCCGGAGAATGTTCTGGTGAATGCGGACTGGGACTGTTGGTTGACCGGGTTCGCCCTCCCTCAGTTTGCAGAAGGGGCATTGAAACAACAGCAGACTCTGACCTTACGCAATCAGTCTCCTGATCGCTTAAATGGCGTAGTCAGCGAGCAGAGTGATTTGTATTCTCTGGGAATGACTCTTTATGAATTAGTGACAGGTATCCCGGCTTTTACTGCCCGAAGCAGCAGTGAGTTGATTGAACTCATCATGCATTCGGAACCTGCAAGACCCAGTGAACTGGTAAAAGATATTCCGACGGATTTTGAAAACATCATCTTGAACTGTATCTCCCCTGTAGGCCAGCGGTATCAGTCAGCAGACGAGTTAAGTATTGATCTGGTACGTTTTCTCAATGGGAAAAGCGTGCGGCGTCGCTTGAGTCGACGGTCCGCTGTGTGGGGGAAATGGTCCCGCTTCTGGGGTAAGTCAAAGAATTCGTCAGGTTAG
- a CDS encoding ABC transporter substrate-binding protein: protein MSDEGFKDPLDGEETVDEFPPVNVDEEETVDQFPPIDFKEIDKTVIGVDSAASKSAQQMGGPSAEKAAAWIGRKLGKYEITGLLGQGGMGVVYRAYDDTIGREVAIKLLPAELASDKNMLERFLAEARAAGRLTHPHIVSIHDIGQEGDVHYIVMELMTGGSTDDHLETIGPYSPLQATRIIADACEGLMVAHTSGLVHRDIKPGNLLQSRHGTIKVADFGLAKRVVQQSLQLTQDGQLIGTPYFMSPEQCESKPVDLRSDIYSLGATYYTLLTGDHPYEDAGSIVQIMYAHCHADLLDPRNVNAQIPDKCAAIVQKSMAKKPEDRYQSAQEMLVDLKAITANSEKYGDTTVLSQEELDRAHAKPQESGGWRKNVFNGVVFLVTFLLLTLVPWYFWNGNQNQEAGKSVAPQANAGPSGQGVTAEKILLGTSTAMTGANKELGNNMVMGMQACFKRVNEEGGIGGRQIELVVKDDGYEPDQALANMQHLFEEDQIFAVVGNVGTPTAKASVPYANEHQHLFFAPFTGAQALRRDPPDRYVFNLRASYADETAAMVHYFVEKQRIAPDKIAVFAQNDSFGDDGFAGVAKALEKYKIQPENIFRVGYDRNTTQITDAVEQIVQNQNRVEALIMVATFKPAALMVQQIKDRKLKIQTAAVSFVGSELLAQQFKEMGAKYAEGVIVTQVVPYYLSSATGVLRYRDSLKKYYPLSKPGFVSLEGYLAAECLVEGLKKLQASGKAVTTENLIDALEQIKNLDLGIGPIINFGPSRHQASDRVWGTVLGKDARYQELELE, encoded by the coding sequence GTGTCGGACGAAGGTTTTAAAGATCCCCTGGATGGTGAAGAAACTGTGGACGAATTTCCTCCGGTCAATGTAGATGAAGAAGAAACTGTCGATCAGTTTCCCCCCATTGATTTCAAGGAAATCGACAAGACCGTCATCGGTGTCGACAGTGCTGCCAGCAAATCTGCTCAGCAGATGGGAGGCCCCTCCGCAGAGAAAGCTGCTGCCTGGATTGGCAGGAAACTGGGAAAATATGAAATTACCGGTCTCCTGGGGCAGGGCGGTATGGGGGTCGTCTATCGTGCTTACGATGATACCATCGGCCGCGAAGTCGCCATCAAGCTTCTGCCGGCTGAATTAGCCTCCGATAAAAATATGCTGGAAAGGTTTCTGGCGGAAGCCCGGGCTGCCGGCCGTTTGACGCATCCTCATATTGTCTCGATTCACGATATCGGCCAGGAAGGGGATGTCCATTATATCGTCATGGAACTGATGACCGGTGGCAGCACCGACGATCATCTGGAGACTATCGGCCCCTATTCACCCCTTCAGGCAACACGCATTATTGCTGATGCCTGTGAAGGATTGATGGTCGCTCACACTTCAGGGCTGGTACACCGGGACATCAAACCCGGGAACCTCTTGCAGTCCCGACATGGCACGATCAAGGTCGCTGACTTTGGTCTGGCGAAACGGGTCGTTCAGCAGTCACTTCAGCTGACTCAAGACGGGCAACTCATCGGGACGCCTTACTTCATGAGCCCTGAACAGTGTGAGTCTAAACCCGTTGATTTACGCAGTGATATCTATTCCCTGGGCGCAACATACTACACTCTACTGACGGGCGATCATCCCTATGAAGACGCGGGCAGCATCGTACAGATTATGTATGCTCACTGTCATGCCGATCTGCTGGATCCTCGGAATGTCAACGCACAGATCCCGGACAAATGTGCCGCCATCGTGCAGAAATCCATGGCGAAGAAACCGGAAGATCGCTATCAGTCCGCCCAGGAGATGCTGGTCGATCTGAAAGCGATAACGGCCAATTCCGAGAAGTACGGCGATACCACAGTGCTCAGCCAGGAAGAACTGGACCGGGCACATGCAAAACCCCAGGAGTCTGGTGGCTGGCGGAAAAACGTATTCAATGGTGTCGTGTTCCTGGTGACCTTTTTACTTTTGACACTGGTTCCCTGGTATTTCTGGAATGGAAATCAAAATCAGGAAGCGGGAAAATCGGTAGCACCCCAGGCGAATGCTGGACCTTCCGGACAGGGAGTTACAGCAGAAAAAATCCTACTGGGAACCTCGACGGCTATGACCGGAGCCAACAAGGAACTGGGCAATAACATGGTCATGGGGATGCAGGCCTGTTTCAAGCGAGTTAATGAAGAAGGAGGCATTGGGGGGCGTCAGATTGAACTCGTGGTCAAAGACGACGGGTATGAACCCGATCAGGCCCTCGCAAACATGCAGCACTTGTTTGAAGAAGATCAGATTTTCGCGGTAGTCGGAAATGTGGGGACTCCTACAGCGAAAGCTTCGGTCCCGTATGCGAATGAGCATCAGCATCTGTTCTTCGCTCCATTTACCGGCGCTCAGGCCCTCCGCCGCGATCCACCTGATCGTTATGTATTTAATCTGCGGGCCAGTTATGCTGACGAAACAGCGGCCATGGTGCATTACTTTGTTGAGAAACAGCGCATTGCTCCAGATAAGATCGCAGTCTTTGCACAGAATGATTCATTCGGCGATGATGGCTTCGCCGGCGTAGCCAAGGCACTGGAGAAGTATAAGATCCAGCCGGAAAATATTTTTCGCGTAGGCTATGACCGGAATACTACTCAAATCACCGATGCGGTCGAGCAGATCGTCCAGAATCAGAACCGGGTTGAGGCCCTGATTATGGTAGCGACATTCAAGCCAGCCGCACTGATGGTTCAGCAGATCAAAGATCGCAAGCTGAAGATTCAGACTGCAGCTGTCTCATTCGTCGGAAGTGAACTGCTGGCCCAACAGTTCAAGGAAATGGGGGCTAAATACGCAGAGGGCGTAATCGTCACTCAGGTTGTACCCTATTATCTTTCGAGCGCAACCGGGGTCTTACGCTATCGCGATTCTCTAAAAAAATATTACCCGCTTTCTAAACCAGGATTCGTATCTCTAGAGGGGTATCTGGCCGCTGAATGTCTGGTTGAAGGTCTGAAAAAACTACAGGCGTCAGGGAAGGCGGTCACGACGGAGAATCTGATTGACGCTCTGGAGCAGATCAAGAATCTGGATCTGGGGATTGGGCCGATAATCAATTTCGGTCCCTCGCGTCATCAGGCTTCAGATCGGGTCTGGGGGACAGTCCTCGGAAAAGACGCTCGCTATCAGGAGCTGGAACTGGAATAG